A region of Vigna radiata var. radiata cultivar VC1973A chromosome 6, Vradiata_ver6, whole genome shotgun sequence DNA encodes the following proteins:
- the LOC106764931 gene encoding ETHYLENE INSENSITIVE 3-like 1 protein isoform X1: MMMFEDIGFCGDLDLLSCPLGDEDVVAVRHTDPDPVVEDDYSDEEIDVDELEKRMWRDKVRHKRLKEQQKAKEGTDAVKQRQSQEQARRKKMSRAQDGILKYMLKMMEVCKAQGFVYGIIPEKGKPVTGASDNLREWWKDKVRFDRNGPAAIAKYQADNAIPGKNDGCNSIGPTPHTLQELQDTTLGSLLSALMQHCDPPQRRFPLEKGVPPPWWPTGNEVWWPQIGLPKDQGPPPYKKPHDLKKAWKVGVLTAVIKHMSPDIAKIRKLVRQSKCLQDKMTAKESATWLAIINQEEALARELYPDYCPPFSSGAGNGSMVINDCSEYDVDGAEEEPNFDVEDRKPDPLHPSNLGMERITGRLPLQISHPFKGDVVTNLDFIRKRKIPGDFNLMMDPKIYTCEHPQCPYNEPRLGFPDRSARDNHQLNCPYRNSSSDYGGGSNFHDSEVKPVIFPQSFVQPNTTSQAANVVQPSFAVSGLGVPEDGQKMINDLMTIYDTNIIGNNNLSSNNFVAAENQNFSQTMLQQQQQDSRRDNYFTGQGMMTEGNFFAREEGQFERFKAMNMNAPFDTNHMLFSPQCDLSSFDFKDIQGGGMDTGHRQQQEVSIWFE, from the coding sequence ATGATGATGTTCGAGGACATTGGGTTTTGTGGCGATTTGGATTTGTTGAGTTGTCCCCTTGGGGACGAGGATGTTGTTGCTGTGAGACACACAGATCCAGATCCTGTGGTTGAGGATGATTACAGTGATGAAGAAATTGATGTGGATGAGCTGGAGAAACGTATGTGGAGGGACAAAGTGCGGCACAAACGATTGAAAGAACAACAGAAGGCAAAGGAAGGGACAGATGCAGTGAAGCAAAGGCAATCCCAAGAGCAAGCTAGGAGGAAAAAGATGTCAAGAGCTCAGGATGGGATACTAAAGTACATGCTGAAGATGATGGAGGTCTGCAAAGCACAAGGGTTTGTTTATGGCATAATTCCTGAGAAAGGGAAGCCAGTGACTGGAGCATCAGACAATCTTCGCGAATGGTGGAAGGACAAGGTGAGGTTTGATCGGAATGGCCCTGCTGCAATAGCAAAGTATCAGGCTGATAATGCAATTCCAGGGAAGAATGATGGTTGCAATTCCATTGGTCCAACTCCACACACATTGCAGGAGTTACAGGACACAACACTGGGTTCTCTTCTGTCAGCACTTATGCAGCACTGTGATCCTCCTCAGAGAAGGTTCCCATTAGAGAAGGGTGTTCCTCCACCATGGTGGCCCACTGGGAATGAAGTATGGTGGCCTCAAATTGGTCTTCCCAAAGATCAAGGCCCTCCACCTTACAAGAAACCTCATGACCTCAAGAAGGCATGGAAGGTAGGTGTTCTTACTGCTGTCATCAAGCACATGTCTCCTGATATAGCCAAGATTCGGAAGCTCGTGAGACAGTCTAAATGCCTTCAGGACAAAATGACAGCAAAGGAGAGTGCAACATGGCTTGCCATCATCAACCAAGAGGAAGCCTTGGCTCGAGAGCTTTATCCTGATTATTGCCCCCCATTTTCCTCTGGTGCAGGTAATGGCTCCATGGTCATCAACGATTGCAGTGAGTATGATGTTGATGGGGCTGAGGAAGAACCAAACTTTGATGTGGAGGACCGGAAGCCAGATCCTCTTCATCCATCTAATCTTGGGATGGAGAGAATCACCGGAAGACTACCACTACAAATTTCTCATCCATTTAAGGGAGATGTTGTGACAAACCTTGATTTCATCCGGAAGAGGAAGATTCCTGGTGACTTCAACCTCATGATGGATCCCAAAATCTATACTTGTGAGCATCCTCAATGCCCTTACAATGAACCTCGCCTTGGTTTCCCTGACAGGTCGGCTAGGGACAATCATCAACTGAACTGTCCATACAGAAACAGTTCTTCAGATTATGGTGGTGGTTCCAACTTCCATGATTCTGAGGTTAAGCCAGTCATATTCCCTCAGTCTTTTGTTCAACCCAACACTACATCCCAGGCTGCAAATGTGGTTCAACCTTCATTTGCTGTATCTGGGCTTGGAGTTCCGGAAGATGGgcaaaaaatgataaatgacCTCATGACAATATATGACACAAATATTATAGGAAACAATAACTTAAGTTCCAACAACTTTGTAGCCGCAGAAAATCAAAACTTTTCTCAGACCATGTTACAGCAACAGCAACAGGACAGTCGTCGTGACAATTATTTCACTGGCCAAGGAATGATGACAGAAGGAAATTTCTTTGCACGTGAGGAAGGACAATTTGAGAGGTTCAAAGCCATGAACATGAACGCCCCTTTTGACACCAACCACATGTTGTTTAGCCCCCAGTGTGATTTGTCGTCTTTTGATTTTAAGGATATACAAGGGGGAGGAATGGATACCGGTCACAGACAGCAGCAAGAGGTTTCAATTTGGTTCGAGTGA